A section of the Anabaena cylindrica PCC 7122 genome encodes:
- a CDS encoding phosphonate ABC transporter ATP-binding protein, with the protein MKLIECHNLETAYAASLNRPILNGINCHINEGEFVALLGLNGAGKSTLLRSLVGLVPLVKGEIHINGLEMTPQSLPKIRREIGMLFQGGGLIRQLSAIDNVLCGRLGVRKTRQTLFGFPKHDRTLAIELLEQLGLKEQIYQKTSQLSGGQQQRVAIARALIQSPQILLADEPITGLDVVASQQVMQILSELNAQHGLTIVTVLHDLGIAAEYAQRAIVLDAGRIVYDGECDNLQAQFSQVLSL; encoded by the coding sequence GTGAAACTGATTGAATGTCATAATCTAGAGACGGCTTATGCGGCATCACTGAATCGTCCCATCCTCAACGGCATTAATTGTCATATTAATGAGGGTGAGTTTGTTGCTTTGTTAGGACTCAATGGTGCGGGTAAGTCTACATTATTGCGATCGCTGGTAGGATTAGTCCCATTGGTAAAGGGAGAAATTCACATTAATGGTCTGGAAATGACTCCCCAATCATTGCCGAAAATCCGCCGTGAAATTGGGATGTTATTTCAAGGTGGTGGACTAATTCGCCAATTATCAGCCATTGACAATGTTTTATGTGGTCGTTTGGGTGTGAGAAAAACAAGACAAACTTTATTTGGTTTTCCCAAACACGATCGCACTTTAGCCATAGAATTATTAGAGCAACTGGGTTTAAAAGAGCAAATATATCAAAAAACTAGTCAGCTTAGTGGCGGACAACAACAACGAGTTGCGATCGCTCGTGCTTTAATACAATCACCCCAAATACTCTTAGCTGATGAACCTATCACAGGCTTGGATGTTGTTGCATCCCAACAAGTGATGCAGATTTTATCAGAACTCAACGCCCAGCACGGCTTAACCATTGTTACAGTGTTACATGATTTGGGCATAGCCGCAGAATACGCCCAAAGAGCGATAGTGTTAGATGCAGGACGCATAGTTTATGACGGAGAATGTGACAACTTACAAGCCCAATTTTCCCAAGTTTTGAGTTTGTAG
- a CDS encoding Dps family protein → MSDTQTLLQNFGQVYDNHVLLDRSVTTPVVEGFNVVLASFQALYLQYQKHHFVVEGAEFYSLHEFFNDSYTEVQDHIHEIGERLNGLGGVPAASFSKLAELCCFEPESDGAYAARKMVENDLVAEQAMISVIRRQASQAESLGDRATRYLYEKILLKTEERAYHLAHFLAKDSLTLGYVQPAAN, encoded by the coding sequence ATGTCTGACACACAAACTTTGTTGCAAAATTTTGGTCAAGTATACGACAATCATGTCTTGCTAGATCGCAGTGTAACTACTCCAGTAGTTGAAGGATTTAATGTAGTCTTAGCGAGTTTCCAAGCTTTGTACTTGCAGTACCAAAAACACCATTTTGTAGTTGAAGGTGCAGAATTTTATTCTCTGCATGAATTCTTTAACGACAGCTACACCGAAGTCCAAGATCATATCCATGAAATTGGCGAAAGATTAAATGGTTTGGGTGGTGTACCTGCGGCAAGCTTTAGTAAATTAGCTGAATTATGCTGCTTTGAACCGGAAAGTGATGGCGCATATGCTGCCCGCAAGATGGTCGAAAATGACCTGGTAGCAGAACAAGCTATGATTAGCGTAATTCGTCGTCAAGCTTCTCAGGCTGAGAGTTTAGGAGATAGAGCCACACGCTATCTGTATGAAAAAATCTTGTTAAAAACAGAAGAAAGAGCCTATCATTTAGCTCACTTCTTGGCTAAGGATAGTTTAACATTAGGTTATGTTCAACCTGCGGCAAACTAG
- a CDS encoding Asr1405/Asl0597 family protein has translation MKSFSSETGIKHVVEVNWADRWQVYQRLRELEIPSRCETNQPLQVQITSPQVVVQLWSVVRQFTASRQELICTLEQCWHSRYQKS, from the coding sequence TTGAAATCTTTTAGCTCAGAAACAGGAATAAAGCACGTTGTTGAGGTGAATTGGGCAGACCGTTGGCAAGTCTATCAGCGTTTAAGAGAGTTAGAAATTCCTTCTCGCTGCGAGACTAACCAACCATTACAAGTGCAAATTACCAGTCCCCAGGTAGTTGTTCAACTTTGGAGTGTGGTGCGACAATTCACCGCATCTCGTCAAGAGTTAATTTGTACTCTTGAACAATGTTGGCATAGTCGCTACCAAAAGTCTTAG
- the carB gene encoding carbamoyl-phosphate synthase large subunit — protein MPRREDLRKILLLGSGPIVIGQACEFDYSGTQACKALREEGYEVVLVNSNPATIMTDPETADRTYIEPLTPEIVEKVIAKERPDALLPTMGGQTALNLAVALAKNGVLEKYNVELIGAKLPAIEKAEDRKLFNEAMAKIGVAVCPSGTASTLEESKAIARQIGTYPLIIRPAFTMGGTGGGIAYNKEEFEEMAQVGIDASPVSQILIDQSLLGWKEYELEVMRDLADNVVIICSIENLDPMGIHTGDSITVAPAQTLTDKEYQRLRDMAIKIIREIGVETGGSNIQFAVNPENGDVVVIEMNPRVSRSSALSSKATGFPIAKIAAKLAVGYTLNELQNDITKKTPASFEPTIDYVVTKIPRFAFEKFPGSEPVLTTQMKSVGEAMAIGRTFNESFQKALRSLETGRAGWGCDKAEKLPSGEQIRAQLRTPNPERIFSVRHAMQLGMSNDEIYELTAIDPWFLDKLQQLLEVEKFLKRTPLKQLTKEQMYAVKRDGYSDRQIAYATKTNEDEVRAYRKSLGVIPVYKTVDTCAAEFEALTPYYYSTYEEETEVLPTTKPKVMILGGGPNRIGQGIEFDYCCCHAAYALHGAGYETIMVNSNPETVSTDYDTSDRLYFEPLTKEDVLNIIDTENPVGIIVQFGGQTPLKLAVPLQQYLEQLESGDIYQCPVPHPDFPIPKIWGTSPDSIDMAENRERFEKILNKLNIAQPPNGMARSYEDALIVAKRIGYPVVVRPSYVLGGRAMEIVYSDAELERYMTFAVLVEPDHPILIDKFLENAIEVDVDAIADHTGRVVIGGIMEHIEQAGIHSGDSACSLPSISLSPAVLNQIRTWTVQLAQALSVVGLMNIQFAVVGANSYSPQVYILEANPRASRTVPFVSKATGIQLAKLASLIMSGKTLEELNFTQEVIPSHIAVKEAVLPFSKFPGTDTILGPEMRSTGEVMGIDSDFGRAFAKAELGAGEMLPLKGSVFVSMSDRDKALAVDVVKEFIALGFNVIATQGTRQVLQEKGLKIEPILKLHEGRPHVLDAIKNQQIQLIINTPSGEEAHTDARLIRRTALAYKIPIITTIAGAKATVAAIRSLQNTTLDVKTIQDYCPIS, from the coding sequence ATGCCGCGTCGTGAAGACCTCCGCAAAATTCTACTGTTAGGTTCTGGTCCGATTGTGATTGGCCAAGCCTGTGAGTTTGACTACTCTGGAACTCAAGCCTGTAAAGCCTTGCGTGAAGAAGGCTATGAGGTGGTGTTGGTCAATTCTAACCCAGCTACGATTATGACTGACCCGGAAACAGCAGACCGCACCTATATTGAACCGCTGACACCGGAAATAGTAGAAAAAGTTATTGCAAAAGAACGTCCAGATGCTCTATTACCAACAATGGGAGGACAAACCGCCCTTAACTTGGCTGTGGCTTTGGCGAAAAATGGTGTTTTGGAAAAATACAACGTCGAGTTAATTGGTGCGAAGTTACCAGCGATTGAAAAGGCCGAAGACAGAAAACTGTTTAATGAAGCAATGGCTAAAATTGGGGTGGCGGTGTGTCCCAGTGGTACAGCCTCGACTTTGGAAGAGTCAAAAGCGATCGCACGCCAAATTGGTACATATCCCCTAATTATCCGTCCAGCCTTTACAATGGGAGGTACAGGCGGAGGTATTGCCTACAACAAAGAAGAATTTGAAGAAATGGCACAAGTAGGAATTGATGCCAGTCCCGTGTCGCAAATTCTCATAGACCAATCTTTACTAGGTTGGAAAGAATATGAACTAGAAGTCATGCGTGACTTAGCAGATAACGTAGTCATTATCTGTTCCATCGAAAACCTCGACCCCATGGGTATTCATACAGGCGATTCTATCACCGTCGCCCCTGCCCAAACCCTCACTGATAAAGAATATCAACGGTTGCGGGATATGGCAATTAAAATTATCCGCGAAATAGGTGTAGAAACAGGCGGTTCTAATATCCAGTTTGCCGTCAATCCTGAAAATGGGGATGTGGTGGTGATTGAAATGAACCCCCGTGTATCCCGCAGTTCTGCCTTATCTTCCAAAGCCACAGGATTCCCCATTGCCAAAATAGCGGCTAAGTTAGCTGTGGGTTACACCTTGAATGAACTGCAAAACGACATCACCAAGAAAACCCCCGCTTCCTTTGAACCGACAATTGATTATGTTGTCACCAAAATCCCCCGCTTCGCTTTTGAAAAATTCCCTGGTTCTGAACCGGTTCTCACTACACAAATGAAGTCTGTCGGGGAAGCAATGGCTATTGGCAGAACATTTAACGAATCTTTCCAAAAAGCATTGCGTTCTTTAGAAACTGGCCGCGCTGGTTGGGGTTGTGACAAAGCCGAAAAATTACCCAGTGGGGAACAAATTCGCGCTCAATTGCGGACACCAAACCCAGAACGAATCTTTTCTGTGCGTCATGCAATGCAATTAGGGATGAGTAATGATGAAATCTATGAACTGACGGCTATTGACCCATGGTTTTTAGATAAATTACAACAACTGCTAGAAGTGGAGAAATTCCTGAAACGCACACCCTTAAAGCAGTTGACAAAAGAGCAAATGTACGCGGTGAAAAGGGATGGTTATAGCGATCGCCAAATCGCCTATGCTACTAAAACCAATGAAGATGAAGTTAGGGCTTACCGCAAGAGTTTAGGAGTGATTCCAGTTTACAAAACTGTAGATACTTGCGCGGCTGAGTTTGAAGCTCTGACTCCTTATTACTATTCTACCTACGAAGAAGAAACGGAAGTTTTACCCACCACCAAACCCAAGGTAATGATTTTGGGCGGGGGGCCAAACCGCATTGGACAGGGAATTGAGTTTGATTATTGTTGTTGTCACGCTGCCTATGCTTTACATGGTGCAGGGTATGAAACAATTATGGTCAATTCTAATCCTGAGACAGTTTCTACAGATTATGATACGAGCGATCGCTTGTATTTTGAGCCGTTAACCAAAGAAGATGTTCTCAACATCATCGACACGGAGAACCCTGTGGGCATAATTGTCCAGTTTGGCGGACAAACACCGTTAAAATTAGCAGTTCCCTTACAGCAATATTTAGAACAACTAGAGAGTGGTGATATTTACCAATGTCCTGTTCCTCATCCTGATTTCCCCATTCCCAAAATTTGGGGTACATCGCCCGATTCTATCGACATGGCAGAAAACCGGGAGCGATTTGAAAAGATTCTCAATAAATTGAATATTGCCCAACCGCCTAATGGCATGGCCAGAAGTTATGAAGATGCTTTAATAGTTGCTAAACGCATTGGTTATCCCGTGGTTGTGCGTCCTAGCTATGTGTTGGGGGGAAGGGCGATGGAAATCGTCTATTCTGATGCAGAGTTAGAACGCTACATGACTTTTGCCGTGTTGGTAGAACCAGACCACCCGATTTTAATTGATAAGTTCTTAGAAAATGCCATTGAAGTTGATGTCGATGCGATCGCTGACCATACTGGTAGAGTCGTAATTGGCGGCATTATGGAACACATCGAACAAGCGGGTATTCACTCAGGAGATTCGGCTTGTTCTTTACCTTCCATTTCCCTATCTCCAGCCGTTTTAAATCAAATTCGCACTTGGACAGTCCAACTAGCGCAAGCTTTATCTGTTGTCGGTTTGATGAATATTCAATTTGCCGTAGTCGGGGCAAATAGTTATTCTCCCCAAGTTTACATTTTGGAAGCTAACCCCAGAGCATCTCGTACAGTACCTTTTGTTTCTAAAGCTACAGGGATACAACTGGCAAAACTCGCATCTTTAATTATGTCGGGTAAAACTTTGGAGGAATTGAACTTTACTCAAGAAGTTATTCCTTCTCATATTGCTGTCAAAGAAGCAGTATTACCTTTTAGTAAGTTCCCCGGTACGGATACCATATTGGGTCCAGAAATGCGCTCAACAGGGGAAGTGATGGGAATTGATAGCGATTTTGGCCGTGCTTTTGCTAAAGCTGAGTTAGGTGCTGGGGAAATGCTACCTCTTAAGGGTAGTGTATTTGTTTCTATGAGCGATCGCGATAAAGCACTTGCAGTAGATGTAGTCAAAGAATTTATTGCCTTAGGCTTTAACGTCATAGCTACCCAAGGTACACGTCAAGTCCTTCAGGAAAAAGGGTTAAAAATTGAGCCAATACTCAAACTTCATGAAGGTCGTCCCCACGTCCTCGATGCCATCAAAAACCAACAAATTCAACTAATTATCAACACACCTTCTGGAGAAGAAGCCCATACTGATGCCAGGTTAATCCGTCGCACAGCCTTAGCTTACAAAATACCCATTATTACCACCATTGCCGGAGCTAAAGCCACAGTGGCCGCTATCCGTTCTCTGCAAAACACCACCTTGGATGTCAAAACCATTCAAGATTACTGCCCGATAAGTTAG
- the metH gene encoding methionine synthase translates to MKHPFLEHLHSPKRPVIVFDGAMGTNLQTQNLTAEDFGGTQYEGCNEYLVHTKPEAVAKVHRDFLAAGADVIETDTFGAMSIVLAEYDLADQAYYLTKTAAELAKSVAAEFSTPEKPRFVAGSIGPTTKLPTLGHIDFDTMKASFAEQAEALFDGGVDLFLVETCQDVLQIKAALNGIEEVFAKKGERRPLMVSVTMESMGTMLVGTEISAVLTILEPYPIDILGLNCATGPDLMKPHIKYLSEHSPFVVSCIPNAGLPENVGGQAHYRLTPVELRMSLMHFIEDLGVQVIGGCCGTRPAHIQQLAEIAKELKPKVRKPSLEPAAASIYSTQPYEQDNSFLIIGERLNASGSKKCRDLLNAEDWDGLVSMARSQVKEGAHILDINVDYVGRDGVRDMHELVSRIVNNVTLPLMLDSTEWEKMEAGLKVAGGKCLLNSTNYEDGEPRFLKVLELAKKYGAGVVIGTIDEDGMARTAEKKFQIAQRAYRQAVEYGLAPTEIFFDTLALPISTGIEEDRENGKATIESIRRIRRELPGSHVILGVSNISFGLNPASRMVLNSMFLHEAMNAGMDAAIVSASKILPLAKIEPQHQEVCRQLIYDERKFDGDVCIYDPLGELTTIFAGVKTKRNTGIDENLPIQERLKRHIIDGERIGLEAQLTKALEQFPPLEIINTFLLDGMKVVGELFGSGQMQLPFVLQSAETMKSAVAYLEPFMEKSESGNNSKGTFVIATVKGDVHDIGKNLVDIILSNNGYKVINLGIKQSVENIIQAYQQHKPDCIAMSGLLVKSTAFMKENLQTFNENGITVPVILGGAALTPKFVYQDCQNTYKGKVVYGKDAFSDLHFMDKLMPAKVGGNWDDSQGFLDEFEENRHHSFAENDGQDTHPTREDVGVIKDVDTRRSEVVIIDIERPKPPFWGTQFLQPDDISLEEIFWYLDLQALVAGQWQFRKPKEQSKEEYQAFLAEKVYPVLESWKQRIIEENLLHPHVIYGYFPCQSDGNSLHIYDVENQSKQITSFEFPRQKSFNRLCIADFFAPKESGLIDVFPMQAVTVGEVATEFGQKLFANHQYTDYLYFHGMAVQVAEALAEWTHARIRRELGFGDSEPDNIRDILAQRYQGSRYSFGYPACPNIQDQYKQLELLGVDRMKMHMDESEQLYPEQSTTAIITYHPAAKYFTA, encoded by the coding sequence ATGAAACATCCTTTCTTAGAACACCTGCATAGTCCAAAACGTCCTGTTATCGTCTTTGACGGCGCAATGGGAACTAACCTGCAAACCCAAAACCTCACAGCGGAAGATTTTGGAGGCACACAGTATGAAGGTTGTAATGAATACCTAGTCCACACCAAACCCGAAGCCGTCGCCAAAGTTCACCGTGACTTTCTCGCTGCTGGTGCTGATGTCATTGAAACCGACACCTTCGGCGCTATGTCCATAGTTTTAGCAGAATATGACTTAGCCGACCAAGCTTACTATCTCACCAAAACTGCCGCAGAACTTGCCAAAAGTGTCGCTGCGGAATTTTCTACACCAGAAAAACCCCGGTTTGTAGCCGGTTCAATTGGTCCGACAACCAAACTCCCCACCTTGGGACATATTGATTTTGACACCATGAAAGCCTCCTTCGCTGAACAAGCAGAAGCCTTGTTTGATGGTGGTGTCGATTTATTTCTCGTCGAAACTTGCCAAGATGTACTGCAAATTAAAGCCGCATTAAATGGAATTGAGGAAGTTTTTGCTAAAAAAGGCGAAAGAAGACCCCTAATGGTGTCTGTAACTATGGAAAGCATGGGTACAATGCTGGTAGGTACAGAAATCAGCGCCGTACTGACAATTCTAGAACCTTACCCCATAGATATTCTCGGTTTAAACTGTGCCACTGGCCCAGACTTGATGAAACCACACATCAAGTATTTATCAGAACATTCGCCTTTCGTAGTTTCCTGTATTCCTAACGCGGGTTTACCGGAAAACGTTGGTGGTCAAGCGCATTACAGACTAACGCCTGTTGAATTAAGAATGTCTTTAATGCACTTTATCGAAGATTTGGGTGTCCAAGTGATTGGGGGTTGCTGTGGGACACGTCCAGCACACATTCAACAATTGGCAGAAATTGCCAAGGAGTTAAAACCGAAAGTTAGAAAACCGAGTTTAGAACCAGCAGCAGCGTCAATTTATTCTACTCAGCCTTATGAGCAAGATAACTCTTTCTTGATTATTGGTGAACGTCTCAACGCCAGCGGTTCTAAGAAATGCCGTGACTTACTAAATGCGGAAGATTGGGATGGTTTGGTGTCAATGGCGAGGAGTCAAGTTAAAGAAGGCGCACACATCCTAGATATTAACGTTGATTATGTAGGACGTGACGGCGTGCGTGATATGCACGAGCTAGTTTCTCGCATTGTTAATAATGTTACTTTACCCTTAATGCTCGATTCCACCGAATGGGAAAAAATGGAAGCAGGGCTAAAGGTAGCTGGTGGTAAGTGTTTGCTCAATTCCACTAACTATGAAGACGGCGAACCACGATTTTTGAAAGTGTTGGAGTTAGCCAAAAAGTACGGTGCAGGTGTCGTCATTGGTACAATCGACGAAGATGGCATGGCGCGGACAGCAGAGAAAAAGTTTCAAATTGCCCAACGTGCTTACCGTCAAGCTGTAGAATATGGGCTTGCCCCCACAGAAATATTTTTTGATACTTTAGCTTTACCTATTTCTACGGGAATTGAGGAAGATAGAGAAAATGGTAAAGCCACCATTGAGTCAATTCGCCGTATTCGCCGAGAATTGCCCGGAAGTCATGTAATTTTGGGTGTTTCTAATATTTCCTTTGGTTTAAATCCCGCATCGCGGATGGTTCTGAATTCGATGTTTTTGCATGAAGCAATGAATGCGGGAATGGATGCAGCAATTGTCAGCGCGAGTAAAATTTTACCACTAGCTAAAATTGAACCTCAGCATCAAGAAGTTTGTCGTCAGTTAATTTACGATGAACGGAAATTTGATGGTGATGTCTGCATTTATGATCCTTTAGGAGAACTAACAACAATTTTTGCAGGGGTTAAAACAAAACGTAACACGGGAATTGATGAAAATCTCCCCATTCAAGAACGTTTGAAACGTCATATTATTGACGGTGAACGCATTGGTTTAGAAGCGCAATTGACAAAGGCTTTAGAACAATTTCCTCCATTAGAAATTATCAATACATTTTTGTTAGATGGGATGAAAGTTGTGGGTGAGTTGTTCGGTTCAGGACAAATGCAATTGCCTTTTGTTTTGCAATCTGCGGAAACGATGAAATCGGCAGTTGCGTATTTAGAACCGTTCATGGAAAAGTCGGAATCTGGGAATAATTCCAAGGGAACTTTTGTAATTGCAACTGTCAAAGGTGATGTTCATGACATTGGCAAAAACCTGGTAGATATCATTTTATCTAACAACGGTTACAAAGTGATAAACCTGGGAATTAAGCAATCAGTGGAAAATATTATTCAGGCTTATCAACAGCATAAACCTGATTGTATTGCCATGAGTGGTTTGCTGGTGAAATCTACCGCTTTTATGAAAGAGAATTTGCAAACTTTCAACGAAAATGGTATTACGGTACCTGTAATTTTAGGTGGTGCAGCGTTAACGCCTAAGTTTGTGTATCAAGATTGCCAAAATACCTACAAAGGTAAAGTAGTTTATGGCAAAGATGCATTTTCTGATTTGCATTTTATGGATAAATTAATGCCTGCAAAAGTGGGGGGCAATTGGGATGATTCACAGGGCTTTTTGGATGAATTTGAGGAAAATAGACATCACTCTTTTGCAGAAAATGACGGGCAAGATACCCATCCCACAAGAGAAGATGTTGGTGTTATAAAAGATGTGGATACTCGGCGTTCGGAAGTTGTAATAATAGATATTGAACGTCCGAAACCACCTTTTTGGGGAACTCAGTTTTTACAACCTGATGATATTTCTTTGGAGGAGATCTTCTGGTATTTAGATTTGCAAGCTTTGGTGGCTGGACAATGGCAATTCCGTAAACCAAAAGAACAATCTAAGGAAGAATATCAAGCGTTTTTGGCTGAGAAGGTTTATCCAGTTTTAGAAAGTTGGAAACAGAGAATTATTGAAGAAAATTTGTTACATCCTCATGTAATTTATGGGTATTTTCCTTGTCAGTCTGATGGTAATTCTCTACATATATATGATGTAGAAAATCAATCAAAACAAATTACGAGTTTTGAATTTCCTCGTCAGAAATCTTTCAACAGGTTATGTATTGCCGATTTCTTTGCACCGAAGGAGTCAGGACTGATTGATGTTTTCCCCATGCAAGCGGTGACCGTGGGGGAAGTTGCAACGGAGTTTGGACAAAAGTTATTTGCCAATCATCAATACACTGATTATCTGTATTTTCATGGTATGGCGGTACAGGTGGCAGAAGCTTTAGCGGAATGGACTCATGCTAGGATTCGTCGGGAGTTGGGTTTTGGTGATTCTGAACCTGATAATATTCGGGATATTTTGGCGCAGCGTTATCAAGGTTCTCGGTATAGTTTCGGCTATCCTGCTTGTCCGAATATTCAGGATCAGTATAAGCAGTTGGAGTTGTTGGGGGTTGACAGGATGAAGATGCACATGGATGAAAGTGAGCAATTGTATCCTGAACAGTCTACAACGGCGATTATTACTTATCACCCTGCTGCGAAGTATTTCACTGCTTAG
- a CDS encoding (2Fe-2S) ferredoxin domain-containing protein, giving the protein MSVSPSVEVAEFCLEGRFLEFVIKDGYKLKGLLLATVEGQCYVKLAKHLRVAFDLRLPKGTWLQVVGTKKYDSKKGQETLKAERVMAASSEMGRFTDQISHTMKQLEETSAKNCTKQKSTQTKATILVCQKSDCMKRGGKALCQALERELENNGLDNVIIKGTGCMKNCKAGPNLVMPDKTRYSRIQATQVPMLIDKHINGESREEARDVVVNIPSYAGVY; this is encoded by the coding sequence ATGAGTGTATCTCCCAGTGTAGAAGTAGCAGAATTTTGCCTTGAAGGAAGATTTTTAGAGTTTGTGATTAAAGACGGTTACAAGCTCAAAGGCTTATTGTTAGCAACTGTTGAAGGTCAATGCTATGTGAAGTTAGCGAAACATTTACGGGTAGCCTTTGATTTACGTCTACCTAAAGGTACTTGGCTGCAAGTTGTGGGGACAAAAAAGTACGACTCTAAAAAGGGACAAGAAACCCTCAAAGCAGAACGGGTAATGGCTGCAAGTTCGGAAATGGGAAGATTTACAGATCAAATTAGTCACACTATGAAGCAGTTAGAAGAAACTTCTGCGAAAAATTGCACCAAACAAAAATCGACTCAGACTAAAGCAACAATTTTGGTCTGCCAAAAGTCTGATTGTATGAAACGTGGTGGTAAGGCTTTGTGTCAGGCTTTAGAAAGAGAGTTGGAAAATAATGGTTTAGATAATGTAATTATTAAAGGCACTGGCTGTATGAAGAACTGTAAAGCAGGGCCAAATTTAGTCATGCCAGACAAAACTCGTTATAGTCGCATACAAGCTACACAAGTGCCAATGTTGATAGATAAGCATATTAATGGGGAAAGTCGGGAAGAAGCAAGAGATGTGGTGGTGAATATACCCAGTTATGCTGGAGTTTATTGA
- the phnE gene encoding phosphonate ABC transporter, permease protein PhnE, translated as MSKSFNSPFLHRHPWVMPLLIILIMLGVYTWALQGLKVDFELLQNSWPYITDFIVRLFPPDWKVVDIAIKALIETIQMSLWGTSIGAILSLPIAVASSNNVAPLWLRWLANLLQNSVRSVPSIILGLIFVAATGLGAPAGTLALSIYTIGYLAKFYQQAIESVDSRSLESLQVIGASRMQMAHYGILPQVLPLGLGYTLWMFEYNIRAASVLGVVGAGGIGFQLKSYIDGFEYNKATTMMLVLLVVVTVIDIFSSKLRRHLDSM; from the coding sequence ATGAGTAAATCTTTTAATTCCCCATTCCTACACCGTCACCCTTGGGTAATGCCCCTGCTTATTATCTTAATAATGCTGGGGGTTTATACTTGGGCTTTACAAGGTTTAAAAGTAGATTTTGAACTATTACAAAATAGCTGGCCTTACATTACCGATTTCATTGTCAGGTTATTCCCCCCAGATTGGAAGGTTGTAGATATAGCGATTAAGGCATTAATTGAAACTATACAGATGTCCCTTTGGGGAACTTCTATCGGTGCTATTCTTTCTCTACCAATAGCTGTTGCTAGTTCTAATAATGTTGCACCTTTATGGTTGCGCTGGTTAGCAAATTTACTACAAAACTCCGTTCGTTCAGTTCCCTCAATTATTCTGGGCTTGATATTTGTTGCCGCAACCGGTTTAGGCGCACCCGCTGGCACATTAGCCTTATCAATCTATACAATTGGCTATCTTGCCAAGTTTTACCAACAAGCAATAGAATCCGTAGATTCCCGTTCTCTTGAATCATTACAAGTTATCGGTGCATCAAGAATGCAAATGGCCCACTATGGAATTCTACCGCAAGTATTACCCTTGGGATTAGGCTATACATTGTGGATGTTTGAATATAACATCCGCGCTGCTTCTGTGTTGGGTGTAGTTGGTGCGGGTGGGATAGGTTTTCAGTTGAAAAGTTATATTGACGGGTTTGAATATAACAAAGCCACAACTATGATGTTGGTGTTATTGGTAGTAGTGACTGTGATTGATATTTTTAGTAGTAAATTGCGCCGTCACCTTGACTCGATGTAA
- a CDS encoding phosphate/phosphite/phosphonate ABC transporter substrate-binding protein has protein sequence MNINKVGVSKKGLLVASGAFAALTGLVVSTLAGMQATVANPNLNQPVPRLLAQKLKTLTIVFPSRSDSTDLQTKANAVGSFLSKELGIPVKAQIGDDTAAVEALRANRADVAFLSSRPALKAEQLANARLYLAEVRANYSGRFTYNSIFVVPANSQLKSKSTPKATLEQLRGKKMAFTSPTSGSGFIFPVSELVKQGFVPDKDRLDGFFGQIAYGGSYGKALEAVVRGQADVAVVSEYALFPPYISAEDKSKLRVLHKISGVPAHGIAIDNDVPVLMREKIINALLKLNKPENNALFKSLYNSTELVRVDHNRHLKPVREALKNVGMEP, from the coding sequence ATGAATATTAATAAAGTTGGTGTGAGCAAAAAGGGCTTATTGGTTGCTAGTGGGGCATTTGCCGCCCTAACTGGGTTAGTTGTCAGCACCTTAGCGGGAATGCAAGCAACAGTGGCTAATCCCAATCTCAATCAGCCAGTACCACGCTTACTTGCTCAAAAACTAAAAACTCTAACAATAGTTTTTCCTAGTCGTTCTGATTCTACAGATTTGCAAACTAAAGCCAACGCTGTAGGTAGCTTTTTATCCAAAGAATTGGGAATCCCCGTAAAAGCGCAAATCGGTGATGATACAGCAGCAGTGGAAGCATTGAGGGCAAATCGCGCTGATGTGGCTTTTTTAAGTAGTCGTCCCGCATTGAAGGCTGAACAATTGGCAAATGCTCGTTTGTACTTAGCTGAAGTTCGCGCCAATTATTCGGGGAGATTTACTTATAACTCCATATTTGTTGTCCCCGCAAATAGCCAACTGAAAAGCAAAAGTACTCCAAAAGCAACTTTAGAACAACTGCGGGGTAAAAAAATGGCCTTTACTTCCCCTACATCGGGTTCTGGATTTATTTTCCCTGTGAGTGAGTTAGTTAAACAGGGATTTGTCCCTGATAAAGACCGCTTGGATGGTTTCTTCGGTCAAATTGCCTATGGTGGTAGTTACGGTAAAGCTTTAGAAGCAGTAGTGCGCGGTCAAGCAGATGTGGCGGTAGTATCAGAATATGCTCTTTTCCCCCCATATATCTCCGCTGAAGACAAAAGCAAGTTACGGGTGCTACATAAAATTTCTGGTGTTCCTGCTCATGGTATCGCCATAGATAATGATGTTCCAGTACTAATGCGGGAAAAAATTATTAATGCTCTACTGAAGTTAAACAAGCCTGAAAATAACGCACTTTTCAAAAGTTTATATAACTCTACAGAATTGGTCAGAGTTGATCACAATCGTCATCTTAAACCTGTCCGGGAAGCATTAAAAAACGTTGGCATGGAACCATAA